A genomic segment from Streptomyces sp. NBC_00654 encodes:
- the ngcE gene encoding N-acetylglucosamine/diacetylchitobiose ABC transporter substrate-binding protein, which translates to MGSTSAHNNEGLGRRDLIKRSAALGLIAVPTMSFLSACASGDSGSDDKVEKGTKSAKNPLAVNESAPLELVIFDGGYGTKYAEDAQASYEKAFPKAKVTFSKTQKIQSVLQPRFNGGTPPDLIDNSGAQQMDMGVLVGKGQLADLTALLDAPSLDDPAKKVRDTLRPGIVEMGQFDGDPCWILYYAYTVYGVWYSQTALDKLDAQYPENWDDMLALCAKAKKQGIAGWTYPGKHPYYLPFSLYPFIAKIGGVAVLDAIDNLEPKAWEHPAVKAAFEAYYELYAKGYILKGTPGLDHRGSQGAWARGKALFIPNGSWVENEEAAIIPKDFKLSVGAPSSLDSSDKLPFGTMWASGGEPFIVPAKAKNPEGGMEQLRIMLSEASSKVFTSSSKSLSAFNGGTEGIELSDGLKAGVAALEKAGTNVVNPRLQDWYVKLQKEQIGVAALGEMMAGRANPAETIKKIQAFADAAAKDQSIKHYKHQ; encoded by the coding sequence ATGGGATCCACCTCCGCCCACAACAATGAGGGCCTTGGCCGTCGCGATCTGATCAAGCGGTCTGCCGCACTCGGCCTGATCGCTGTTCCGACGATGAGTTTCCTGTCCGCCTGCGCGAGCGGAGACAGCGGAAGCGACGACAAGGTCGAAAAGGGCACGAAGTCCGCCAAGAATCCGCTGGCGGTCAATGAGAGCGCCCCCCTCGAACTGGTCATCTTCGACGGTGGATACGGCACGAAGTACGCCGAGGACGCCCAGGCGTCCTACGAGAAGGCCTTCCCCAAGGCGAAGGTCACCTTCTCCAAGACGCAGAAGATCCAGTCCGTGCTGCAGCCGCGCTTCAACGGCGGCACGCCTCCGGACCTGATCGACAACTCCGGTGCCCAGCAGATGGACATGGGCGTGCTGGTCGGGAAGGGGCAGCTCGCGGACCTCACCGCGCTGCTCGACGCGCCCTCCCTCGACGACCCGGCCAAGAAGGTCCGTGACACGCTGCGTCCGGGCATCGTCGAGATGGGTCAGTTCGACGGCGACCCGTGCTGGATCCTCTACTACGCGTACACCGTCTACGGTGTCTGGTACTCCCAGACCGCGCTGGACAAGCTCGACGCGCAGTACCCGGAGAACTGGGACGACATGCTCGCGCTCTGCGCGAAGGCCAAGAAGCAGGGGATCGCGGGCTGGACCTACCCCGGCAAGCACCCCTACTACCTGCCCTTCTCGCTCTACCCCTTCATCGCCAAGATCGGCGGCGTCGCGGTCCTCGACGCGATCGACAACCTGGAGCCGAAGGCCTGGGAGCACCCCGCCGTCAAGGCGGCCTTCGAGGCGTACTACGAGCTCTACGCCAAGGGCTACATCCTCAAGGGCACCCCGGGCCTGGACCACCGCGGCTCGCAGGGCGCCTGGGCCCGCGGCAAGGCGCTGTTCATCCCGAACGGCTCCTGGGTCGAGAACGAGGAAGCGGCGATCATCCCCAAGGACTTCAAGCTGTCCGTGGGTGCTCCCTCCAGCCTCGACTCGTCCGACAAGCTGCCCTTCGGCACCATGTGGGCATCCGGCGGCGAGCCCTTCATCGTCCCGGCGAAGGCGAAGAACCCCGAGGGCGGCATGGAGCAGCTGCGCATCATGCTCAGCGAGGCGTCCTCCAAGGTCTTCACCTCCAGCAGCAAGTCCCTGTCGGCCTTCAACGGCGGCACCGAAGGCATCGAGCTGTCGGACGGCCTGAAGGCGGGCGTCGCCGCCCTGGAGAAGGCCGGCACCAATGTGGTCAACCCGCGCCTGCAGGACTGGTACGTGAAGCTCCAGAAGGAGCAGATCGGTGTCGCCGCGCTCGGCGAGATGATGGCCGGCCGCGCCAACCCGGCGGAGACCATCAAGAAGATCCAGGCCTTCGCGGACGCGGCGGCCAAGGACCAGTCCATCAAGCACTACAAGCACCAGTGA
- a CDS encoding GH92 family glycosyl hydrolase, translating to MQPPRGLHQSSRKRRSHTAATIAASLALVLAVPTAAAAQPAGTPQKPSGERTFSSSFEADEKQPDWRNTVEEGPDGRPRASGVDGGFAAGIPGNVTDKVTDLRASGENTGGGEVKENLTDGEPGTKWLAFEPSGWIEFDLAEPVKVVTYALTSANDHAERDPKDWTLKGSADGRTWTDLDTLTGQTFPKRLQTTSYDFTADRAYQHFRLEITKNNGATDATQLADVQFSDGDTSAPAPDDMRSQADRGPSGSPTAKSGAGFTGRKALRYAGTHKPGGRAYSYNKVFDVNTAVTKDTQLSYLVYPQMGETDLSYPATHVAVDLAFTDGTYLSGLKATDSHGGALTPQGQADAKRLYVNQWNTVSSRIGTVAAGRTVDRILVAYDSPEGPAKFQGWIDDITIAPKVPEKRRAHLSDYALTTRGTNSSGGFSRGNNIPATAVPHGFNFWTPVTNAGSTSWLYDYARGNNEDNLPTLQAFSASHEPSPWMGDRQTFQLMPSAKAGTPDASRTARALPFRHGNETAKPHYYGVTFENGLKAEMTPTDHAARMRFTYPGKDASIVFDNVSNDGGLTLDAKSGSFSGYSDVRSGGSTGATRLFVYGAFDAPVTDSGRLKGGGGDDVTGFFRFDAGKDRTVGLRLATSLISLDQAEQNLAMELPASTSFDRVESRARKAWDGILGKVEVEGANADQLTTLYSSLYRLYLYPNSGFEQVDGKSRYASPFSPRTGTDTPTHTGAKIVDGKVYVNNGFWDTYRTTWPAYSFLTPKKAGEMVDGFVQQYKDGGWISRWSSPGYADLMTGTSSDVAFADAYVKGVKFDAEAAYDAAVKNATVVPPSSGVGRKGMRTSVFTGYADTTTHEGLSWSLEGYLNDYGIAQMGKALHRKTKKERYKEESAYFLNRARNYVKLFDDKAGFFQGRDAKGDWRLPSGQYDPRVWGYDYTETNGWGYAFTAPQDSRGLANLYGGRAGLGEKLDTYFSTPETAGPEFTGSYGGVIHEMTEARDVRMGQYGHSNQVAHHATYMYNAASRPFRTQEKVREVLGRLYTGSEIGQGYHGDEDNGEQSAWFLFSSLGFYPLVMGSGEYAIGSPLFTKATVRLENGRKLVVSAPKNSTRNIYVQGLKVNGKKWTSTSLPHALLAGGGTLEFDMGSRPSAWGTGKDAAPVSITEDDRVPSPRGDVLKGRGALFDNTSATSATAESVDLPVGTATKALQYTLTSAAADGAPSGWVLQGSSDGTAWTDLDKRSAQTFAWDQQTRVFSVDRPGAYAKYRLVLDGPATLAEVELLG from the coding sequence ATGCAGCCACCACGTGGTCTCCACCAAAGCTCTCGAAAGAGACGAAGCCACACAGCCGCCACCATCGCGGCATCGCTCGCTCTGGTGCTGGCGGTCCCCACGGCCGCCGCCGCACAACCGGCCGGAACGCCCCAAAAGCCGTCCGGTGAGCGAACGTTCAGTTCCTCGTTCGAGGCGGACGAGAAGCAGCCGGACTGGCGCAACACCGTGGAGGAGGGCCCGGACGGCAGGCCGAGGGCCTCGGGCGTCGACGGCGGGTTCGCCGCCGGGATACCCGGCAATGTCACCGACAAGGTGACGGATCTGCGCGCCAGCGGCGAGAACACCGGCGGCGGCGAGGTCAAGGAGAATCTGACCGACGGCGAACCCGGCACCAAATGGCTGGCGTTCGAGCCGTCCGGCTGGATCGAGTTCGATCTGGCCGAACCGGTCAAGGTCGTGACATACGCGCTGACCTCGGCCAACGACCACGCCGAGCGGGACCCGAAGGACTGGACCCTGAAGGGCTCCGCGGACGGCCGGACCTGGACCGACCTGGACACCCTGACCGGGCAGACCTTCCCGAAGCGGCTCCAGACCACGTCGTACGACTTCACCGCCGACAGGGCGTACCAGCACTTCCGGCTGGAGATCACGAAGAACAACGGCGCCACGGACGCGACCCAGCTCGCTGACGTCCAGTTCTCCGACGGCGACACCTCCGCCCCGGCCCCCGACGACATGCGCAGCCAGGCCGACCGGGGCCCCTCCGGCTCGCCCACCGCCAAGTCGGGTGCGGGATTCACCGGGCGGAAGGCGCTCCGGTACGCGGGTACGCACAAGCCGGGCGGCCGGGCGTACTCGTACAACAAGGTCTTCGACGTGAACACGGCCGTCACCAAGGACACCCAGCTCTCCTACCTGGTGTATCCGCAGATGGGCGAGACCGACCTCTCCTACCCGGCGACGCATGTCGCGGTGGACCTCGCCTTCACCGACGGCACCTATCTGAGCGGGCTGAAGGCCACCGACTCCCACGGCGGTGCGCTGACCCCCCAGGGCCAGGCCGACGCCAAGCGGCTCTACGTCAACCAGTGGAACACGGTCTCCTCGCGCATCGGAACGGTCGCGGCGGGCCGGACCGTCGACCGGATTCTGGTGGCGTACGACTCCCCCGAGGGCCCCGCGAAGTTCCAGGGCTGGATCGACGACATCACGATCGCCCCGAAGGTTCCCGAGAAGCGCAGGGCGCATCTGTCGGACTACGCGCTGACGACCCGCGGCACCAACTCCAGCGGCGGCTTCTCGCGCGGCAACAACATCCCGGCCACCGCCGTCCCCCACGGATTCAACTTCTGGACGCCGGTCACCAACGCCGGCTCCACGAGCTGGCTGTACGACTACGCACGCGGCAACAACGAGGACAACCTGCCCACACTCCAGGCCTTCAGCGCCAGCCACGAGCCGAGCCCCTGGATGGGCGACCGCCAGACCTTCCAGCTGATGCCCTCGGCGAAGGCGGGCACCCCGGACGCCTCGCGCACGGCACGCGCGCTGCCCTTCCGCCACGGGAACGAGACGGCGAAGCCGCATTACTACGGCGTGACGTTCGAGAACGGCCTCAAGGCCGAGATGACGCCGACCGACCACGCGGCGCGGATGCGGTTCACGTATCCGGGCAAGGACGCGAGCATCGTCTTCGACAACGTGTCGAACGACGGCGGTCTGACGCTCGACGCGAAGTCCGGTTCCTTCTCCGGCTATTCGGATGTCCGGAGCGGCGGCTCGACAGGAGCGACCCGGCTCTTCGTGTACGGGGCGTTCGACGCGCCGGTCACCGACAGCGGACGGCTCAAGGGCGGCGGCGGTGACGACGTCACCGGCTTCTTCCGGTTCGACGCGGGCAAGGACCGTACGGTCGGCCTGCGGCTGGCCACCTCGCTGATCAGCCTCGACCAGGCCGAGCAGAACCTCGCCATGGAGCTCCCGGCGTCCACCTCCTTCGACCGCGTCGAGAGCCGGGCGCGGAAGGCGTGGGACGGCATCCTGGGCAAAGTGGAGGTCGAGGGCGCGAACGCCGACCAGCTGACGACGCTCTACTCCAGCCTGTACCGGCTGTACCTGTACCCGAATTCGGGCTTCGAGCAGGTCGACGGGAAGAGCAGATACGCCAGCCCCTTCTCCCCGCGGACCGGCACCGACACCCCGACCCACACCGGCGCGAAGATCGTCGACGGCAAGGTGTACGTCAACAACGGCTTCTGGGACACCTACCGCACGACGTGGCCCGCCTACTCCTTCCTCACTCCGAAGAAGGCGGGCGAGATGGTGGACGGCTTCGTCCAGCAGTACAAGGACGGCGGCTGGATCTCCCGCTGGTCCTCGCCCGGTTACGCGGACCTGATGACCGGCACCAGTTCGGACGTGGCGTTCGCCGACGCGTACGTCAAGGGCGTGAAGTTCGACGCGGAGGCGGCCTACGACGCGGCGGTCAAGAACGCCACGGTGGTCCCGCCGTCCTCCGGCGTCGGCCGCAAGGGCATGCGGACCTCCGTCTTCACCGGGTACGCCGACACCACCACGCACGAGGGCCTGTCCTGGTCGCTGGAGGGCTACCTCAACGACTACGGCATCGCGCAGATGGGCAAGGCGCTCCACCGAAAGACGAAGAAGGAGCGGTACAAGGAGGAGTCCGCGTACTTCCTCAACCGCGCCCGCAACTACGTCAAGCTCTTCGACGACAAGGCCGGCTTCTTCCAGGGCAGGGACGCCAAGGGCGACTGGCGTCTCCCCTCCGGCCAGTACGACCCGCGGGTCTGGGGCTACGACTACACGGAGACCAACGGCTGGGGCTACGCCTTCACCGCCCCGCAGGACAGCCGGGGCCTGGCGAACCTGTACGGCGGGCGGGCCGGTCTGGGCGAGAAGCTGGACACCTACTTCTCCACTCCGGAGACCGCCGGACCGGAGTTCACCGGCTCGTACGGGGGCGTCATCCATGAGATGACGGAGGCGCGTGACGTACGGATGGGCCAGTACGGCCACAGCAACCAGGTCGCCCACCACGCCACGTACATGTACAACGCGGCCTCGCGGCCCTTCCGGACGCAGGAGAAGGTGCGCGAGGTCCTCGGCCGCCTCTACACGGGCAGCGAGATCGGGCAGGGCTACCACGGCGACGAGGACAACGGTGAGCAGTCGGCGTGGTTCCTGTTCTCCTCGCTCGGCTTCTACCCGCTGGTGATGGGCAGTGGCGAGTACGCGATCGGCTCGCCGCTCTTCACGAAGGCGACCGTGCGCCTGGAGAACGGCCGCAAGCTGGTGGTCAGCGCTCCGAAGAACAGCACGAGGAACATCTACGTTCAGGGCTTGAAGGTCAACGGCAAGAAGTGGACCTCCACTTCGCTCCCCCACGCCCTGCTGGCCGGGGGCGGCACCCTGGAGTTCGACATGGGCTCCCGGCCGTCCGCCTGGGGCACGGGGAAGGACGCGGCCCCGGTGTCCATCACCGAGGACGACAGGGTTCCGTCGCCGCGGGGTGATGTGCTGAAGGGCAGAGGCGCCCTCTTCGACAACACGTCGGCGACCTCCGCGACCGCCGAGTCGGTGGACCTGCCGGTGGGTACGGCGACGAAGGCTCTCCAGTACACGCTGACCTCGGCCGCGGCGGACGGGGCCCCGAGCGGCTGGGTCCTGCAGGGGTCCTCGGACGGCACGGCGTGGACGGACCTCGACAAGCGGTCCGCGCAGACCTTCGCCTGGGACCAGCAGACCCGGGTGTTCTCGGTGGACCGGCCGGGCGCCTACGCGAAGTACCGGCTGGTGCTCGACGGCCCGGCGACCCTGGCGGAGGTGGAGCTGCTCGGCTGA
- a CDS encoding ROK family transcriptional regulator, giving the protein METPGSQTSLHRANLERVVRAVRMAGSLTQAEIARSTGLSAATVSNIVRELKDGGTVEVTPTSAGGRRARSVSLSGDAGIVVGVDFGHTHLRVAVGNLAHQVLAEESEPLDVDASSAQGFGRAETLVRRLIGNTGISPEKVIGVGLGVPGPIDVESGTLGSTSILPGWTGINPSQELAGRLGVPVYVDNDANLGALGELVWGSGRGVRDLAYIKVASGVGAGLVIDGTIYRGPGGTAGEIGHITLDESGPVCRCGNRGCLETFTAARYVLPLLQPSHGPDLTMERVVQLAREGDPGCRRVVGDVGRHIGSGVANLCNLLNPSRVVLGGSLAEAGELVLGPIRDSVSRYAIPSAARQLSVLPGALGGRAEVLGALALVLSEMGDSTLLENTFPAGTPAFT; this is encoded by the coding sequence ATGGAGACTCCCGGGTCGCAGACGTCTCTGCATCGGGCCAACCTTGAGCGGGTCGTACGAGCCGTACGGATGGCCGGGTCGCTCACCCAGGCGGAGATCGCCAGGAGCACCGGCCTCTCCGCAGCCACCGTCTCCAATATCGTCCGCGAGCTGAAGGACGGCGGAACGGTCGAGGTGACCCCCACGTCGGCGGGCGGCCGCCGGGCCCGCAGCGTCTCGCTCAGCGGGGACGCGGGCATCGTCGTCGGGGTCGACTTCGGCCATACCCATCTGCGGGTGGCCGTCGGCAATCTGGCCCACCAGGTGCTGGCGGAGGAGTCCGAGCCGCTGGACGTCGATGCCTCGTCCGCGCAGGGCTTCGGGCGGGCGGAGACGCTGGTCAGGCGTCTGATCGGGAACACCGGGATCAGCCCGGAGAAGGTGATCGGCGTCGGTCTCGGTGTCCCCGGCCCCATCGACGTCGAGTCCGGCACCCTGGGCTCCACCTCGATCCTGCCGGGCTGGACGGGCATCAATCCGAGCCAGGAGCTCGCCGGACGGCTCGGCGTTCCGGTGTACGTCGACAACGACGCCAACCTCGGGGCGCTGGGCGAGCTGGTCTGGGGGAGCGGACGAGGGGTCCGGGACCTGGCGTACATCAAGGTCGCGAGCGGTGTCGGCGCCGGTCTGGTGATCGACGGGACCATCTACCGGGGCCCCGGCGGCACGGCCGGCGAGATCGGGCACATCACGCTCGACGAGTCGGGGCCGGTGTGCCGCTGCGGGAACCGGGGCTGCCTGGAGACCTTCACGGCCGCCCGGTACGTCCTGCCCCTGCTCCAGCCCAGCCACGGGCCCGACCTCACCATGGAGCGGGTGGTCCAGCTGGCCCGGGAGGGCGACCCGGGCTGCCGCCGGGTGGTGGGTGACGTGGGGCGGCACATCGGCAGTGGGGTGGCCAATCTGTGCAACCTGCTCAACCCCAGCCGGGTGGTGCTCGGCGGCTCCCTGGCGGAGGCCGGGGAGCTGGTGCTCGGGCCGATCCGCGACTCGGTGTCCCGGTACGCCATCCCCAGCGCGGCGCGGCAGCTCTCGGTGCTGCCCGGGGCGCTCGGCGGGCGGGCGGAGGTGCTGGGCGCGCTGGCCCTGGTGCTCAGCGAGATGGGGGATTCAACCCTTTTGGAGAACACCTTTCCCGCAGGCACTCCTGCCTTCACTTAG
- a CDS encoding carbohydrate ABC transporter permease, with translation MQHGKYRFIVGFLVVPMALYVIFVIWPFIQSIYYSFTDWTGLSPDFKMVGFDNYTKMFDDDVFWKSLQHSVLLAVLLPLVTLGLALFFAFMLNVGGRRRRGAAIAGVRGSGFYKIAYFFPQVLSIAIVAILFQFAFDPAQGMINGTLKAFGFEDVPDWLGDPQLALWCISAVLVWCTVGFFVVLFSAGMASIPKDFYEAALLDGASRFTTFFRITLPLLWDTVQSGWVYMGILALGAEGFAVVHIMSVGPGGPDYSTTVLPLYVYQAAFRDGQAGYATTIGVALLIVTLAFAAVVMRLGRRERLEF, from the coding sequence ATGCAACACGGTAAATACCGGTTCATAGTCGGGTTCTTGGTGGTGCCGATGGCGTTGTACGTCATCTTCGTCATCTGGCCGTTCATCCAGTCCATCTACTACTCGTTCACGGACTGGACGGGTCTGAGCCCCGACTTCAAGATGGTCGGCTTCGACAACTACACCAAGATGTTCGATGACGACGTCTTCTGGAAATCCCTGCAGCACAGTGTGCTGCTGGCGGTGCTGCTGCCGCTGGTGACGCTCGGCCTGGCGCTCTTCTTCGCCTTCATGCTCAATGTGGGCGGGCGGCGGCGCAGGGGCGCCGCCATCGCGGGTGTGCGTGGCTCGGGCTTCTACAAGATCGCCTACTTCTTCCCCCAGGTGCTCTCGATCGCGATCGTGGCCATCCTGTTCCAGTTCGCCTTCGACCCGGCCCAGGGCATGATCAACGGCACGCTCAAGGCCTTCGGCTTCGAGGACGTGCCGGACTGGCTGGGCGACCCCCAGCTGGCCCTGTGGTGCATCTCCGCGGTCCTCGTCTGGTGCACGGTCGGCTTCTTCGTGGTGCTGTTCTCCGCGGGCATGGCCTCCATCCCCAAGGACTTCTACGAGGCGGCGCTGCTGGACGGCGCGAGCCGCTTCACGACCTTCTTCCGGATCACGCTGCCGCTGCTGTGGGACACGGTCCAGTCCGGCTGGGTCTACATGGGCATCCTGGCGCTGGGCGCCGAGGGCTTCGCCGTCGTGCACATCATGAGTGTCGGTCCCGGTGGGCCGGACTACTCGACGACCGTCCTGCCGCTGTACGTGTACCAGGCGGCGTTCCGTGACGGACAGGCGGGCTATGCGACCACGATCGGTGTCGCCCTGCTCATCGTGACGCTGGCGTTCGCCGCCGTCGTGATGCGGCTGGGCCGGCGCGAGCGGCTGGAGTTCTGA
- a CDS encoding carbohydrate ABC transporter permease, translated as MKTTDTPPTGPSGHPGPADSTGSSGPGGPAVPEQRTGGVRSGGSAPRKSGEGHVLNVFSHGMLILWAVMVVMPLFWAVMSSFKSDTDIFNSPWSLPDSLDFSSWGRAWNQANMSEYFLNTILVVGGSLVGTLVLGSMAAYVLARFEFPGNRFIYFLFVGGMSFPVMLALVPLFYVLDNLGLLNTIHGLILVYIAYSLPFTVFFLTSFFRTLPTSIAEAAIIDGASHTRTFFQVMLPMAKPGLISVGIFNFLGQWNQYMLPTVLNTDPDKRVLAQGLVELAASQGYKSDYSGLFAGLVIAMLPVLGAYIIFQRQVVSGMTAGALK; from the coding sequence ATGAAGACCACTGACACCCCTCCCACCGGCCCGTCCGGTCACCCGGGTCCCGCCGACTCCACCGGATCCTCGGGTCCCGGCGGGCCGGCCGTACCGGAGCAGCGCACCGGCGGGGTCCGCAGCGGCGGCTCCGCCCCGAGGAAGAGCGGCGAGGGCCACGTCCTCAACGTCTTCTCGCACGGGATGCTGATCCTCTGGGCCGTCATGGTCGTCATGCCGCTGTTCTGGGCGGTGATGTCCTCCTTCAAGAGCGACACGGACATCTTCAACTCCCCCTGGTCGCTGCCCGACTCGCTGGACTTCTCCAGCTGGGGCAGGGCCTGGAACCAGGCCAACATGAGCGAGTACTTCCTCAACACCATCCTGGTGGTGGGAGGGTCGCTCGTCGGCACGCTGGTCCTGGGATCGATGGCCGCCTATGTGCTCGCCCGCTTCGAGTTCCCCGGCAACCGGTTCATTTACTTCTTGTTCGTCGGCGGGATGAGCTTCCCCGTCATGCTGGCGCTGGTCCCGCTGTTCTACGTCCTGGACAATCTGGGGCTGCTGAACACGATCCACGGCCTGATCCTCGTGTACATCGCGTACTCGCTGCCGTTCACCGTGTTCTTCCTGACCTCGTTCTTCCGTACGCTGCCGACCTCGATCGCGGAAGCCGCGATCATCGACGGCGCCTCGCACACCCGTACGTTCTTCCAGGTCATGCTGCCGATGGCCAAGCCCGGTCTGATCAGCGTCGGTATCTTCAATTTCCTGGGCCAGTGGAACCAGTACATGCTGCCCACGGTGCTGAACACCGACCCGGACAAGAGAGTGCTCGCGCAGGGGCTGGTCGAGCTGGCGGCCAGCCAGGGATACAAGAGCGACTATTCCGGTCTCTTCGCCGGTCTGGTGATCGCGATGCTTCCTGTTCTGGGGGCGTACATCATTTTCCAGCGGCAGGTCGTTTCGGGTATGACGGCGGGCGCTCTGAAGTAA